Proteins from a single region of Fodinibius sp. Rm-B-1B1-1:
- the ispG gene encoding flavodoxin-dependent (E)-4-hydroxy-3-methylbut-2-enyl-diphosphate synthase — MSHIKRRDSIQVMVGDVPVGGKAPIVVQSMTNTDTADVDATVEQVKHLHRSGSEIVRITVNNDAAAKAVPKIKEKLLADDVTVPLVGDFHYNGHKLLVDYPDAAQALSKFRINPGNTGTKTRDENFCTIVEQAIKHDKPVRIGVNWGSLDQKLLAKKMDENNELENPKSSKQVMLDTMVESARRSAELAESVGLPSNKIIISCKMSHVQDVVHVYERIAELLDYPLHVGLTEAGMGMKGTVASTAALSVLLQQGIGDTIRVSLTPKPGGDRAEEVRICQQILQSLGIRNFVPQVTACPGCGRTNSTYFQELADEIQDYLREMMPIWRDVYPGVEEMNVAVMGCVVNGPGESRNANIGISLPGTFEEPKAPVYMDGEHYTTLRGDGIGEEFRKILDDYVMQNYGSSNGQEENEAVEEPA, encoded by the coding sequence ATGTCTCACATTAAACGACGAGATTCTATTCAAGTAATGGTTGGCGATGTACCGGTAGGGGGCAAAGCGCCTATTGTGGTGCAGTCGATGACGAATACTGATACTGCCGACGTTGATGCTACTGTTGAGCAGGTTAAACATTTACATCGCTCGGGATCCGAGATTGTGCGGATTACGGTTAATAATGATGCTGCTGCCAAAGCGGTACCCAAAATTAAGGAGAAACTTTTGGCAGATGATGTGACCGTGCCCTTGGTGGGAGATTTCCATTATAATGGTCACAAACTGCTTGTCGATTATCCAGATGCGGCACAAGCCCTTTCAAAGTTTCGGATCAATCCCGGCAATACCGGGACCAAAACACGGGACGAAAATTTCTGTACTATTGTAGAGCAGGCCATTAAGCACGATAAACCAGTACGTATTGGTGTAAACTGGGGCTCGCTTGATCAGAAGTTATTGGCTAAGAAGATGGACGAAAATAACGAGCTCGAAAATCCGAAATCGTCAAAGCAGGTAATGCTCGATACGATGGTCGAAAGTGCACGTCGTTCTGCTGAGCTGGCTGAAAGTGTGGGACTTCCATCCAATAAAATTATTATTAGTTGTAAGATGTCGCATGTGCAGGATGTAGTACACGTATACGAACGCATTGCTGAGCTACTCGATTATCCGCTGCATGTGGGACTAACCGAAGCGGGCATGGGTATGAAGGGGACAGTAGCCAGTACGGCTGCGTTGTCGGTATTACTGCAGCAGGGTATAGGTGATACTATTCGTGTCTCTCTTACCCCGAAACCTGGTGGGGATCGTGCAGAAGAAGTCCGCATCTGTCAGCAGATTTTGCAATCGCTGGGGATCCGAAACTTTGTTCCCCAGGTTACGGCTTGTCCCGGTTGTGGTCGTACTAATAGCACATATTTCCAAGAATTGGCTGATGAAATTCAGGATTATTTACGCGAAATGATGCCGATCTGGCGCGATGTGTATCCCGGCGTTGAAGAAATGAATGTGGCTGTAATGGGTTGCGTTGTAAACGGCCCTGGTGAATCCCGCAATGCCAATATTGGTATCTCGCTGCCAGGTACGTTTGAGGAGCCCAAAGCTCCGGTTTATATGGATGGCGAACATTATACGACTCTTCGCGGTGATGGTATTGGCGAAGAATTCCGCAAAATACTGGATGACTATGTCATGCAAAATTATGGAAGTTCGAATGGACAGGAAGAAAATGAAGCGGTCGAGGAGCCTGCGTAA
- a CDS encoding LacI family DNA-binding transcriptional regulator, whose translation MAGSTIYDIAKKAGVSIATVSRVVNNSDGIADKTREKVLKVADELGYYPQAYAQGLARKKKNIIMVVVPVLSNYFFMEVLAGIQDEISNYDYDLNIFNVQSNGDDNMFSQVENIIKRQWADGYLFISTHMHDEELKKLQNYDMPITLIDESHPGMDSVSVDNDKGIEKAMHYFLDQGMTRIAMISGMKTSKPGKQRIEGYKNALNEAGVAIDEELIVTGESTYRDGFSEQNGYEAMKKLLDLPNPPQACFCTSDIQAVGAMKAMEEKGRQIPIIGYDDITISNFIGLSTIRQPMYDMGTLATKRLMERMRNRNMDPQHKVFAPELILRSSTDVELEEQA comes from the coding sequence TTGGCTGGAAGTACAATTTATGATATCGCAAAAAAAGCGGGTGTAAGTATTGCTACTGTATCAAGAGTGGTTAATAATAGTGATGGTATTGCAGATAAAACGAGGGAGAAGGTATTGAAGGTAGCTGATGAGCTTGGATATTACCCGCAAGCTTATGCACAGGGGTTGGCGCGAAAGAAAAAGAATATCATTATGGTTGTGGTACCAGTGCTGTCGAACTACTTTTTTATGGAAGTGTTGGCTGGTATACAGGATGAGATATCCAATTATGATTATGATCTTAACATTTTTAACGTGCAGAGCAATGGCGATGATAATATGTTTTCTCAGGTTGAAAATATTATCAAACGTCAATGGGCGGATGGGTATCTCTTTATTTCAACACATATGCACGACGAAGAGCTCAAGAAATTACAGAATTATGACATGCCCATTACACTGATTGACGAGTCACATCCCGGGATGGACTCGGTATCTGTAGACAATGACAAGGGCATTGAAAAGGCTATGCATTACTTTTTAGATCAGGGGATGACTCGTATTGCCATGATTAGCGGTATGAAGACATCAAAACCTGGTAAGCAGCGCATTGAGGGGTATAAGAATGCTCTTAATGAAGCGGGAGTAGCTATTGATGAAGAATTGATTGTGACCGGGGAATCAACGTACCGTGATGGCTTTTCGGAACAGAATGGGTATGAGGCTATGAAGAAATTGCTTGACTTACCCAATCCCCCTCAAGCGTGTTTTTGTACCTCTGATATACAGGCGGTGGGAGCAATGAAGGCGATGGAAGAAAAAGGTCGGCAGATTCCTATTATTGGATATGATGATATCACCATTTCCAATTTTATTGGGTTGTCTACTATTCGCCAACCCATGTATGATATGGGGACGTTGGCAACCAAACGGTTAATGGAACGAATGAGAAACAGGAATATGGATCCACAGCATAAAGTGTTTGCCCCCGAGCTTATTTTACGTTCCTCTACAGATGTAGAGCTTGAAGAACAAGCCTAA
- a CDS encoding family 65 glycosyl hydrolase domain-containing protein, translating to MNKYLKTDKWKIVEEGFDPARQRSSESIFSIGNGHMGQRANFEEHYSGDSLQGSYIGGIYYPDPTKVGWWKNGYPEYFAKVLNSVNWIGIDVHINGEQLDLAKCTISDFTRTLDMKQGLLQRSFVAELESGNKIAIEACRFVSMERSEVGVIEYAIKPLNFSGSVSLKPYINGKVYNEDANYDELFWDELQQNSFDNGGVITTKTKKLDFHVSAAMKNELYKNGQQLDIGGSGSISSMFAEQLYELPVEENDEISLHKYAVVASSLNHDRKRLHSHTKQSVADVASVGFDQLKQEHIDRWATIWEGSDVHIEGDDEAQQGIRFNIFQLYQTYTGEDERLNIGPKGFTGEKYGGCTYWDTEAYCLPFYLNTAPDKVARQLLWYRYRHLPKAIENAEKLGFTDGAALYPMVTMNGEECHNEWEITFEEVHRNGAIAYAIYNYIRHTGDESYLQEAGLEVLIAISRFWSQRFNFSEKRQKYVMLGVTGPNEYENNINNNWYTSYIACWCMRYTMEVVDKVREEAPEAFEEIQQKTSYDDTETERWKDILDRVYLGENGDLGIFLQQDNYLDKVQRTASELDESERPINQYWSWDRILRSCFIKQGDVVQGLYFFEDHFDEDTIRRNFDFYEPRTLHESSLSPCIHAIMSSKLGYEDKAYQLYLRTARLDLDDYNKEVHQGLHITSMAGTWMSIVEGFAGKRAKDGQLYFTPSLPEEWDAYSFKMLHNGNRLNVRVEPERVTVSCEKGSETTLFIYGDEYTVSPDKEAVAAASVLSR from the coding sequence ATGAATAAGTATTTAAAAACGGATAAATGGAAAATTGTTGAAGAAGGTTTTGACCCTGCCCGTCAGCGTTCTTCAGAAAGTATTTTTAGTATTGGTAACGGACATATGGGGCAGCGTGCTAATTTTGAGGAACACTATAGTGGCGATTCGCTGCAGGGCAGCTATATCGGGGGTATTTATTATCCTGATCCCACCAAAGTAGGATGGTGGAAAAACGGGTACCCCGAATATTTTGCGAAGGTGCTTAATTCGGTTAATTGGATTGGTATTGATGTCCATATTAACGGTGAGCAGTTAGATCTGGCTAAATGTACGATCTCTGATTTTACGCGAACTTTGGATATGAAACAGGGCTTGCTGCAACGGAGTTTTGTAGCTGAGCTCGAAAGTGGCAATAAAATTGCGATTGAAGCTTGTCGCTTTGTAAGTATGGAGCGGTCTGAAGTGGGAGTGATTGAGTATGCTATAAAGCCGCTTAATTTTTCAGGTTCTGTTTCACTTAAGCCATATATCAATGGCAAAGTGTATAACGAGGATGCTAACTATGATGAACTGTTTTGGGATGAGCTGCAGCAAAATTCGTTTGATAATGGTGGAGTCATAACGACCAAGACAAAAAAGCTCGACTTTCATGTGTCGGCGGCAATGAAAAACGAGCTCTACAAAAATGGCCAGCAATTGGATATTGGCGGCAGTGGCTCTATCTCTTCTATGTTTGCTGAACAATTGTATGAATTACCAGTAGAGGAGAATGATGAAATTTCTTTGCATAAATATGCGGTGGTCGCTTCTTCTTTGAACCATGATCGTAAGCGCTTACATTCGCATACTAAGCAGTCTGTGGCTGATGTGGCTTCCGTTGGATTCGATCAGCTGAAACAAGAACACATCGACCGTTGGGCAACGATTTGGGAAGGAAGCGACGTCCATATTGAAGGGGATGATGAGGCCCAGCAAGGCATCCGATTTAATATCTTTCAACTCTATCAAACCTATACGGGAGAAGATGAGCGCTTAAATATTGGTCCCAAAGGGTTTACCGGCGAAAAGTATGGCGGTTGTACTTACTGGGATACCGAGGCATACTGCTTGCCGTTTTATTTGAATACGGCCCCTGACAAGGTGGCTCGGCAGCTATTGTGGTACCGCTACCGGCACCTGCCCAAAGCTATTGAAAATGCCGAGAAGCTCGGATTTACAGATGGTGCTGCATTGTATCCCATGGTGACAATGAATGGGGAAGAGTGCCATAATGAGTGGGAAATTACGTTTGAGGAAGTCCACCGTAATGGTGCTATTGCTTATGCTATTTACAACTATATCCGTCACACCGGCGATGAATCATATCTCCAAGAAGCGGGACTCGAAGTACTAATTGCGATCTCCAGATTTTGGAGCCAGCGTTTTAACTTCTCTGAAAAGCGTCAGAAGTATGTTATGCTTGGCGTTACGGGTCCCAATGAGTATGAAAATAATATCAATAACAACTGGTACACCTCGTATATTGCTTGCTGGTGCATGCGCTATACGATGGAAGTGGTTGATAAGGTGCGTGAAGAAGCGCCGGAAGCATTCGAAGAGATTCAGCAGAAAACATCGTATGATGATACGGAAACCGAGCGCTGGAAAGATATTTTAGATCGGGTTTATCTTGGTGAAAATGGGGATCTTGGGATTTTCTTACAGCAGGATAACTATCTTGATAAAGTTCAGCGAACAGCCAGTGAGCTCGATGAAAGTGAGCGACCTATTAACCAGTACTGGTCGTGGGATCGTATTCTGCGTTCTTGCTTTATCAAGCAGGGCGATGTGGTGCAGGGTTTGTACTTTTTTGAGGATCATTTTGATGAAGATACGATTCGGCGCAATTTTGATTTTTACGAGCCTCGTACGTTACATGAATCGTCGCTTTCGCCCTGTATTCATGCGATAATGTCCTCGAAGCTTGGCTACGAGGACAAGGCTTATCAGCTTTATTTGCGGACGGCACGTCTCGATTTAGATGACTATAACAAGGAGGTCCACCAGGGGTTGCACATCACCAGTATGGCCGGGACGTGGATGTCGATTGTAGAAGGATTTGCCGGCAAGCGGGCCAAAGATGGTCAGCTGTATTTTACGCCTTCGTTACCCGAAGAGTGGGATGCCTATTCTTTTAAAATGCTGCATAATGGTAATCGACTGAATGTACGTGTTGAGCCGGAGCGGGTAACGGTCAGCTGTGAGAAGGGCAGTGAAACAACCTTATTTATTTACGGAGACGAATATACGGTTTCGCCGGACAAAGAAGCCGTGGCAGCAGCATCGGTACTGAGCCGATAA
- the pfkA gene encoding 6-phosphofructokinase, with product MERIGVLTSGGDAPGMNAAIRAVVRTCVYYDMIPYGIYQGYEGLIKNDIEKMDAGSVKHIIHQGGTILKSARSDAFKTEAGMEQAWENIQENNLDGLVVIGGDGTFTGAMRFGQKYDFPIVGIPGTIDNDIYGTDFTIGFDTAVNTVVEAVDKIRDTATSHNRLFFIEVMGRDAGFIAVYSGIAAGSEEILIPEEDRGIEKLFDSLARTSKRNKSSRLVIVAEGDKNGSVYDLEDRVKEEFGDRYETKVTILGHVQRGGRPSCTDRVLASRLGVLSVEGLREGKRDVMVGIRDRSVRYTDFEKATKQNPKMDDELLRIADIISI from the coding sequence ATGGAACGAATAGGTGTACTTACATCCGGTGGAGATGCCCCGGGTATGAATGCTGCCATACGTGCAGTCGTGCGAACATGTGTGTATTATGATATGATTCCTTATGGGATCTATCAGGGGTACGAAGGGCTTATCAAAAACGATATTGAAAAGATGGATGCCGGTTCGGTGAAGCATATTATTCACCAAGGAGGAACTATTTTAAAGTCGGCCCGCAGCGATGCGTTTAAGACCGAGGCTGGTATGGAACAAGCCTGGGAAAATATCCAAGAGAATAACCTTGATGGTCTTGTTGTTATTGGTGGGGACGGTACCTTTACCGGGGCTATGAGGTTTGGCCAAAAGTATGATTTCCCCATCGTTGGAATACCGGGTACTATCGATAACGATATTTATGGTACCGATTTCACTATCGGTTTTGATACGGCTGTAAACACTGTGGTTGAGGCTGTGGATAAAATTCGCGATACAGCTACTTCGCATAACCGCCTGTTTTTTATTGAAGTGATGGGACGTGATGCCGGATTTATTGCTGTGTATTCAGGAATTGCTGCCGGTTCAGAGGAAATTTTGATTCCGGAGGAAGATCGCGGTATTGAAAAACTTTTTGATTCGCTTGCTCGTACGTCCAAGCGAAATAAATCATCTCGATTGGTGATTGTTGCTGAAGGGGATAAGAATGGTAGTGTTTATGACCTGGAAGATCGGGTAAAAGAAGAATTTGGTGACCGATATGAAACAAAAGTAACCATCTTGGGACACGTTCAGCGAGGCGGTCGCCCCAGTTGTACCGATCGGGTGCTGGCAAGTCGGTTAGGGGTGCTTTCAGTTGAAGGACTTAGGGAAGGTAAGCGTGATGTTATGGTTGGTATTCGCGACCGAAGTGTTCGCTATACTGATTTTGAAAAAGCAACAAAGCAGAATCCCAAAATGGATGATGAACTTCTGCGCATTGCTGATATTATTTCTATTTAA
- the pabB gene encoding aminodeoxychorismate synthase component I → MTDLLRYTRYFASQGEVVLLQSQLTEHPSARFSFLAAQPSAKIEAYGENIITQIGEKESRYTENPWEALHDFRDRVDNWLFGYLGYDLKNHVERLHSSNPDEVKAPDLYFMNPGVLLRFDHYSGETAVLKGELSSDNEMTLKNSTDSNAFKFGRLYFQTSRKDYIQKIYQAQQHIKEGNFYEVNLSHQMKASFDGESVDLYQKMMEAGPVPFGSFMKVGDLSICCQSPERFLRKEGATVYSQPIKGTAKRGYSGEEDKSLVDALVSSEKERAENLMIVDLVRNDLSKIAQQGTVEVTELFEVQSFETVHQMVSTIKAQTMEANPVEVVKACFPMGSMTGAPKISAMKTIEKLEDYKRGIYSGAIGYITPGGDFDFNVVIRTAIIKNEQLYYSVGGAITGDSDPEREWEETQVKARALIDAVENHRKV, encoded by the coding sequence ATGACTGACCTGCTGAGATATACGCGTTATTTTGCTTCTCAGGGAGAAGTGGTTTTGTTGCAGTCCCAGTTAACAGAACATCCATCGGCAAGGTTTTCATTTTTAGCAGCACAACCATCCGCAAAAATTGAAGCGTATGGGGAAAATATTATCACCCAAATTGGGGAAAAGGAAAGCCGTTATACCGAGAATCCGTGGGAAGCATTACATGATTTTCGGGACCGAGTAGATAATTGGCTGTTCGGTTATCTTGGATATGATCTTAAAAACCATGTGGAACGATTGCACTCATCAAATCCCGATGAGGTTAAGGCGCCTGATCTCTATTTTATGAATCCGGGGGTATTGTTGCGCTTTGATCACTATAGTGGGGAGACGGCTGTGTTAAAAGGGGAGCTCTCTTCGGATAATGAAATGACTTTAAAGAACAGTACAGATTCTAACGCTTTTAAATTTGGAAGGTTGTACTTTCAAACGAGTCGAAAAGATTATATACAAAAGATTTACCAAGCACAGCAGCACATTAAAGAGGGAAACTTTTATGAAGTCAATCTCTCTCACCAGATGAAGGCCTCATTCGATGGTGAATCAGTTGATCTATACCAAAAGATGATGGAGGCTGGACCAGTACCTTTTGGCAGTTTTATGAAGGTCGGAGATCTATCGATTTGCTGTCAATCGCCGGAGCGTTTCCTTCGTAAAGAAGGAGCTACGGTATACTCTCAGCCGATAAAAGGAACAGCTAAACGAGGGTATTCAGGCGAAGAAGATAAGAGCTTGGTTGATGCATTGGTATCATCAGAAAAAGAGCGGGCCGAAAATTTGATGATCGTAGATTTGGTGCGCAATGACTTGAGTAAAATTGCTCAACAGGGGACTGTAGAAGTAACTGAGCTTTTTGAGGTTCAATCATTTGAGACGGTACATCAGATGGTGTCGACTATTAAGGCACAAACGATGGAAGCAAACCCTGTTGAGGTTGTTAAGGCATGCTTTCCGATGGGATCGATGACGGGCGCACCCAAAATTAGTGCTATGAAAACCATTGAAAAGTTGGAGGATTATAAACGAGGCATCTACTCGGGAGCAATAGGGTACATAACGCCCGGTGGCGATTTTGATTTTAATGTAGTTATTCGCACAGCAATTATAAAAAACGAACAATTATACTATTCGGTAGGTGGGGCCATAACCGGTGATTCGGACCCTGAACGGGAATGGGAGGAGACACAAGTTAAAGCTCGTGCGCTCATAGATGCTGTTGAAAACCACCGAAAAGTATAA
- a CDS encoding TlpA disulfide reductase family protein, whose amino-acid sequence MRIDPKYFNTFLLVVAIAAASLIVYFIVSNRTAEESDFKQRMFAQDSLQTIWWNKAQTDDSVRVADFEGQFVVLDLWSDWSDASLKSHRELTKVKEEYSDKVEVLAAAVGLQKQQVDSYIKKHQFPFKFVAGSQQFSAFNMPGLPVQFVYDQQLDLRHVFLGYSDDSQYDSLRVLIENEQRE is encoded by the coding sequence ATGCGCATTGACCCCAAGTATTTTAATACCTTTTTGTTGGTTGTAGCAATTGCTGCGGCTTCACTGATAGTCTATTTTATTGTGAGCAACCGCACGGCCGAAGAGTCTGATTTTAAACAAAGAATGTTTGCCCAGGATTCGTTGCAAACGATTTGGTGGAATAAAGCACAAACGGATGATAGTGTAAGAGTAGCCGATTTTGAAGGTCAATTTGTGGTGCTTGATTTATGGTCAGATTGGTCGGATGCATCCCTAAAATCACATCGAGAGCTCACGAAGGTAAAAGAAGAATATTCTGATAAAGTGGAAGTATTAGCAGCTGCGGTAGGGCTTCAAAAGCAGCAGGTTGATTCCTATATCAAAAAGCACCAGTTTCCTTTCAAATTTGTTGCGGGATCTCAACAATTTTCTGCTTTTAATATGCCGGGATTGCCTGTACAGTTTGTCTATGATCAACAACTTGACCTTAGACACGTATTTTTGGGATATTCTGATGATAGTCAATATGATAGTTTACGAGTGCTGATAGAAAATGAGCAGCGAGAATAA
- the pgmB gene encoding beta-phosphoglucomutase, protein MTKPEACIFDLDGVIVETSDAHFNAWQRLAESLDISFGEEFNEQLKGVSRRKSIEKILALDDRELPEDEIQQLMDKKNGWYQDSIAELTPDDILDGVPEFLEQLQEMEIPLGIGSSSKNAPYIIDYLQLNSTFGVIIDGNKVENTKPDPEVFLKGARALNADPVKTIVFEDAASGVEAANRGGFVSIGVGSEEYLGAADLVIQNFKDLTPEKLFNQISDK, encoded by the coding sequence ATGACGAAACCTGAAGCGTGTATTTTCGATCTTGACGGCGTTATTGTTGAAACATCGGATGCTCATTTTAACGCTTGGCAACGGCTGGCAGAATCACTGGATATATCTTTTGGAGAGGAATTTAATGAGCAGTTAAAGGGAGTGAGCCGGCGAAAATCAATCGAAAAAATTTTAGCCCTGGATGATCGTGAGCTCCCGGAAGACGAAATTCAACAACTTATGGATAAAAAGAATGGCTGGTATCAGGATTCTATAGCAGAGCTTACGCCAGATGATATTCTTGATGGGGTACCAGAATTTTTGGAACAACTGCAAGAAATGGAGATTCCGTTGGGAATAGGATCATCCAGTAAAAATGCACCTTATATTATTGATTACCTACAGTTAAATAGTACATTTGGTGTTATTATCGATGGAAATAAAGTTGAAAATACGAAGCCTGATCCCGAGGTGTTTCTAAAAGGAGCCCGGGCATTGAATGCCGATCCGGTTAAAACAATTGTTTTTGAGGATGCCGCTTCAGGAGTAGAGGCGGCGAACAGGGGTGGTTTCGTTAGTATTGGCGTCGGCTCCGAAGAATATTTAGGAGCGGCTGATCTTGTGATTCAGAACTTTAAGGATTTAACACCGGAGAAACTTTTCAATCAAATTAGTGACAAGTAA
- a CDS encoding glycoside hydrolase family 13 protein: MEDELKNTSSNGEFVDTTYHAPEWAKHVIWYQIFPERFRNGDSNNDPSRERVGGPEGWEISSWTGDWYKRADWEKSLGNSFRDGVFKRRYGGDLQGIIDKLDYLQDLGIGGLYLNPIFDAVSLHKYDTSHYHHVDRFFGPDPEGDVEIMKQENPEDPETWQWTSADKLFLELIGEVHKRDMHIIIDGVFNHTGTDFWAFRDVQKLQSKSKYKDWYAINSFSDGDSQKFDYDGWWGVKSLPELREVDGTLVEPIREHIFAVTKRWMDPNGDGDPSDGIDGWRLDVPEEVGKKFWKEWNAVVRDINPNAYTVGEIWTDKGSEWVNGELFTAAMNYPFTEAVQDYMIDQSMAVSDFMNRLRHLREGLPDSAELVQQNLMDSHDTPRLASMIVNPGRDFDTNTKPEEGFEIRKPNAEERRLQRLIALFQYTYVGAPMIFYGTEAGMWGADDPDDRKPMLWPDLDYEAESSHPLDQYRSADENTFDEELYRWYKKLAGIRNEHLALRTGEFQELLVDNERDIFTFVRFCNKQMFCLVAINRSSQTRKLEIPVYEFKILEGRHLENVVTGNRAVVDDGVATITLPPISGAILSPEQD, from the coding sequence ATGGAAGATGAGCTGAAAAATACATCATCGAATGGTGAGTTTGTTGATACCACTTATCATGCTCCAGAATGGGCTAAACATGTCATCTGGTATCAAATTTTTCCAGAGCGATTTCGAAATGGCGATTCCAATAATGATCCGAGCCGCGAACGGGTAGGAGGGCCCGAAGGTTGGGAAATTTCGTCGTGGACTGGTGACTGGTATAAACGGGCCGATTGGGAAAAGTCACTTGGCAACTCATTTCGTGATGGGGTTTTTAAGCGTCGTTACGGTGGTGATCTGCAGGGTATTATTGATAAACTGGATTACCTACAGGATCTGGGGATTGGCGGCCTATATTTGAATCCCATTTTTGATGCGGTATCGCTTCACAAGTACGATACCAGTCATTATCATCATGTTGATCGTTTTTTTGGACCTGATCCCGAGGGTGATGTAGAGATCATGAAGCAGGAAAATCCTGAAGACCCCGAGACGTGGCAGTGGACCTCTGCTGATAAACTTTTTTTAGAATTGATTGGTGAAGTCCACAAGCGAGATATGCACATTATTATTGATGGTGTTTTTAATCATACAGGCACTGATTTTTGGGCTTTCCGGGATGTACAGAAGCTACAGTCAAAATCGAAGTACAAAGACTGGTATGCTATCAATTCATTTTCGGATGGTGATAGTCAAAAGTTTGATTATGATGGTTGGTGGGGTGTTAAAAGCTTGCCCGAATTACGGGAAGTGGATGGTACGTTGGTAGAGCCTATTCGTGAGCATATTTTTGCAGTTACCAAGCGATGGATGGATCCCAATGGTGACGGTGACCCTTCTGATGGGATCGACGGTTGGCGATTGGATGTTCCGGAGGAAGTGGGTAAAAAGTTTTGGAAGGAGTGGAATGCAGTAGTGCGAGATATTAATCCCAACGCCTACACTGTGGGAGAAATTTGGACGGATAAAGGTAGTGAATGGGTTAACGGTGAGCTCTTTACCGCGGCTATGAATTACCCATTTACGGAAGCTGTACAAGACTATATGATTGACCAGTCGATGGCAGTATCTGATTTTATGAATAGGCTACGGCATTTACGAGAAGGGTTGCCAGATTCTGCTGAACTGGTCCAACAAAATTTAATGGACAGCCATGATACTCCCCGTTTGGCTTCAATGATTGTAAATCCGGGTCGTGATTTTGACACAAATACCAAGCCTGAAGAGGGGTTTGAGATACGTAAACCCAATGCTGAGGAGCGTCGTTTGCAACGGCTTATAGCACTTTTTCAATACACCTATGTGGGAGCCCCCATGATTTTTTATGGCACCGAAGCAGGTATGTGGGGGGCAGATGATCCTGATGATCGTAAACCAATGTTATGGCCTGATTTAGATTATGAGGCGGAGTCCTCGCATCCGTTAGATCAGTACCGTTCTGCCGATGAAAATACTTTTGACGAAGAATTATATCGTTGGTATAAAAAACTGGCAGGAATTCGGAATGAGCATTTGGCGTTGCGGACGGGAGAATTCCAGGAATTGTTGGTTGATAACGAACGCGATATATTTACGTTTGTTCGCTTTTGCAACAAACAGATGTTTTGTCTTGTAGCAATAAACCGATCCTCCCAAACACGTAAATTAGAGATTCCTGTTTATGAGTTTAAAATTTTGGAAGGACGGCATCTGGAAAATGTAGTTACCGGAAACAGGGCAGTAGTTGATGATGGCGTCGCTACAATTACGCTTCCCCCAATATCAGGAGCAATTTTGTCACCCGAACAAGATTAA
- a CDS encoding aminotransferase class IV gives MSSENNWVIFDGSLVPDDRPVVPVVSRGLMYGDGIFETFRTYQGQVFLLEKHIERLHSGMELLGMNLTSKLEIRAIKKSVYQLLQKNQLQETNAIIRLQVWRGGRRGYHPQENSGLHFSITTSVCPDEFAYPTLKSVDIRRIPSQSLPSKVKLTNGINYILAAKEAHAKGADEALMLTVDDFVSETTIGNIFWVKGRAIFTPDEACDLIPGITREAICNIVGQSDQWDLHKGRFQLDHVFEADAVWMANSVRELLPIKSIDERTFDVNSAAVEKLKQAFKTLRTKNLESLIE, from the coding sequence ATGAGCAGCGAGAATAATTGGGTCATTTTTGATGGTTCTTTGGTGCCGGATGATCGTCCGGTAGTGCCTGTGGTTTCTCGTGGGTTGATGTACGGAGATGGTATTTTTGAAACGTTTAGAACCTATCAGGGACAGGTTTTCTTGCTTGAAAAACATATAGAGCGGCTCCATTCTGGGATGGAATTATTAGGGATGAATCTCACTTCAAAACTTGAGATAAGAGCGATTAAGAAATCGGTATACCAGCTGCTTCAAAAGAATCAGTTGCAAGAAACTAATGCTATTATAAGATTGCAGGTATGGCGAGGTGGGAGACGTGGTTATCATCCCCAGGAAAATAGTGGACTCCATTTTTCGATTACTACTTCTGTTTGTCCTGATGAGTTTGCATATCCAACCTTAAAAAGTGTTGACATCCGACGAATACCATCGCAGTCCCTGCCATCGAAAGTGAAGCTGACCAATGGCATTAATTATATCTTAGCTGCAAAAGAAGCTCATGCGAAAGGTGCTGATGAGGCCCTGATGCTTACCGTTGATGATTTTGTATCAGAAACAACTATTGGCAATATTTTTTGGGTGAAGGGGCGTGCCATCTTCACTCCGGATGAAGCATGTGATCTGATTCCAGGTATCACTCGAGAGGCAATTTGTAATATTGTTGGACAAAGCGATCAATGGGATTTACATAAAGGTAGATTTCAGTTAGATCATGTTTTTGAAGCCGATGCAGTTTGGATGGCGAATTCGGTACGGGAACTATTGCCGATAAAAAGTATCGATGAAAGGACTTTTGATGTTAACTCGGCAGCGGTTGAGAAATTAAAGCAAGCTTTTAAAACTCTTCGTACCAAAAACCTTGAATCACTGATCGAATAA